The Montipora capricornis isolate CH-2021 chromosome 3, ASM3666992v2, whole genome shotgun sequence genome window below encodes:
- the LOC138041307 gene encoding substance-P receptor-like: MYGNYSETKTNLSEGSSCVAHPVTLATQIGLTIAYFIVFCLALLGNSVVIFVVHRHPKLRSTFNMLIVNMAASDILDALTAVPLSVTYLFQGVKWFSGAVGVFLCKFLPFLAYLSMGSSVLTLTVMTFDRYLAVVHTMKRPLSPRITVVAICMTWLISGAVFASELHKYTVVNLHDHVFCITRWVEDLEVSQRMTMYEMVTRFVVLYMVPLLAMALLYSKIVLHMWNRRAPGEHIDKNQRHIEKQKRKVVTMLVTIVTLFAICWLPAHVNHFMYTFDLPSFRCLPTSLVFTLYFWTHVNTAINPYLYLVFNESFREGFRHQVYNRLSTRKYSGRERLSSSKFEAFSATTSHTSILPNKQGSRRGTVTFDTQL, encoded by the exons ATGTACGGTAACTATTCAG AAACAAAGACGAATCTGTCCGAGGGCTCAAGCTGTGTCGCCCATCCAGTCACACTCGCCACCCAGATTGGTTTGACGATAGCTTATTTTATCGTTTTTTGTCTGGCTCTGCTTGGCAACTCAGTAGTTATCTTTGTGGTCCATCGCCACCCAAAACTTAGATCAACCTTTAACATGCTCATCGTCAACATGGCGGCCTCTGACATACTTGACGCGTTAACTGCTGTGCCGTTGTCTGTGACGTACTTGTTCCAAGGTGTCAAGTGGTTTTCCGGCGCAGTTGGTGTCTTCCTTTGCAAGTTTCTGCCCTTCCTTGCTTATCTATCCATGGGGTCATCTGTCCTGACATTGACAGTGATGACCTTTGACCGCTACCTCGCAGTTGTGCACACCATGAAAAGGCCTTTGTCTCCGAGGATCACTGTGGTAGCAATCTGCATGACATGGCTCATTTCAGGTGCAGTATTTGCAAGCGAGCTGCACAAATACACGGTCGTCAACCTCCATGATCACGTCTTCTGTATAACAAGATGGGTGGAGGATTTGGAAGTTTCTCAAAGGATGACGATGTATGAGATGGTGACTCGCTTTGTCGTTTTGTACATGGTTCCTCTTCTTGCAATGGCCTTACTTTATTCTAAAATCGTTCTGCATATGTGGAATCGAAGAGCACCTGGTGAACACATAGACAAAAACCAACGACACATTGAAAAACAGAAACGCAAAGTGGTGACTATGCTTGTCACCATAGTAACACTTTTCGCTATTTGCTGGCTTCCAGCTCACGTCAATCACTTTATGTATACATTTGACCTCCCGTCATTTCGATGTCTCCCAACTTCGTTGGTTTTTACACTTTATTTTTGGACGCATGTCAATACCGCCATCAACCCCTACCTTTATCTTGTCTTCAACGAGAGTTTCCGTGAAGGCTTTAGGCACCAAGTCTACAACAGGCTTAGCACGAGAAAGTATAGCGGACGAGAAAGATTGTCCAGCTCCAAATTCGAAGCCTTCAGTGCCACCACCTCTCACACCTCGATATTACCAAACAAACAGGGAAGCAGAAGAGGCACTGTGACCTTTGATACTCAGCTTTAA